The Streptomyces sp. NBC_01255 genome window below encodes:
- a CDS encoding glutamate ABC transporter substrate-binding protein, translated as MPNGTDPLVRRAAQRLRGWGGVAAMAVACGLTASLTLLPLAHDGSGAGAVPGTTGPGPGVGTGVQVGVQATADTCENPEASLRPDAVDGPSIQAIKARGKLVVGVDQSSYRWGYRNPENRALEGFDIDLARAIARDILGDDKAVIFRAIPTNQRIAALDSGKVDLVVRTMTINCKRIQQVAFSTAYFQAGQQVLAARLDHGITGYDSSLRGKRICTAEGSTAYEELEKNSFGAVFKDDADGTKDDKDLLTVPNQLDCLARLQLGEVDAVVTDNALAAGQAAQDPAVELKGKPFTTEYYGVAAKLGNDDLVRRVNKVLVDYRNGPWKQAYDHWLKADLPGITGPPEPLYK; from the coding sequence ATGCCGAACGGCACGGACCCGCTGGTGCGGCGGGCCGCACAGCGGCTGCGTGGCTGGGGCGGGGTCGCCGCCATGGCCGTGGCCTGCGGGCTCACCGCCTCGCTGACGCTGCTGCCGCTGGCACACGACGGGAGCGGCGCCGGGGCCGTGCCCGGGACGACCGGCCCCGGCCCCGGTGTGGGCACCGGCGTCCAGGTCGGCGTCCAGGCCACGGCCGACACCTGTGAGAACCCGGAGGCCTCGCTCCGGCCCGACGCGGTGGACGGCCCCTCGATCCAGGCGATCAAGGCGCGCGGAAAGCTCGTCGTCGGCGTCGACCAGTCCAGCTACCGCTGGGGCTACCGGAACCCGGAGAACCGCGCGCTGGAGGGCTTCGACATCGATCTGGCCCGGGCCATCGCACGGGACATCCTCGGCGACGACAAGGCCGTGATCTTCCGGGCGATCCCGACGAACCAGCGGATCGCCGCCCTGGACAGCGGCAAGGTCGACCTCGTCGTGCGGACGATGACGATCAACTGCAAGCGAATCCAGCAGGTCGCCTTCTCCACCGCCTACTTCCAGGCCGGGCAGCAGGTCCTCGCGGCCAGGCTCGACCACGGCATCACCGGCTACGACTCCTCGCTGCGCGGCAAGCGGATCTGCACCGCCGAGGGGTCCACGGCCTACGAGGAGCTGGAGAAGAACTCGTTCGGCGCGGTCTTCAAGGACGACGCCGACGGCACGAAGGACGACAAGGACCTGCTGACCGTCCCCAACCAGCTGGACTGCCTGGCCCGGCTCCAGCTGGGCGAGGTCGACGCGGTCGTCACGGACAACGCGCTCGCGGCCGGCCAGGCCGCCCAGGACCCGGCGGTCGAACTCAAGGGCAAGCCGTTCACCACGGAGTACTACGGGGTGGCCGCCAAGCTCGGGAACGACGACCTGGTCCGCCGGGTCAACAAGGTCCTCGTGGACTACCGGAACGGGCCGTGGAAGCAGGCGTACGACCACTGGCTCAAGGCGGACCTGCCCGGGATAACCGGGCCGCCCGAACCCCTGTACAAGTGA
- a CDS encoding tetratricopeptide repeat protein, which translates to MSVRSSGTSTGQSARNRLGAGLVTIPEVPRPDPRGAVMENPEVPERKRFCSRSDCGAPVGRSRGDRPGRTEGFCTKCGHPYSFVPKLTGGDIVHGQYEVAGCLAHGGLGWVYLAVDRAVSDRWVVLKGLLDTGDQDAMAAAISERRFLAEIEHSNIVRIYNFVEHLDQRTGSMDGYIVMEYVGGKSLKEIANDRRTPDGRRDPLPVEQACAYGIEALEALGHLHSRNLLYCDFKVDNAIQSEDQLKLIDMGAVRRMDDDESAIYGTVGYQAPEVAEVGPSVASDLYTVARTLAVMTFDFQGYTNVFVDSLPDPEHITVFRTYESFYRFLVRATDPDPARRFSSAQEMAEQLTGVLREVVALQSGRPRPALSTLFGTEVRVTDTALFAELTEDVSLLGARKGTGKRGGARQPLPGGGPEAGAGLGWLLAALDASATGLALPVPRVDTGDPNAGFLAGLLAAAPAELLGALQGAPAPSTELRLRTLRAHLELGDAPTAVRTLAALEERDPDDWRVVWYRGVTSLVTGDHELAALAFDAIYDAFPGEPAPKLALGICAEVLGQLDNAAEYYRLVWATDPSFVSAAFGLARVQLAAGDRAGAVRTLESVPEASIHYTAARVAAVRARLRRRPAHEPLGAELTAAAAQVSALQGFGLDAVRREQLSTEVLGTALDWVLSGSPGAAPGGGALLLGSELDERGLRFGLERSYRVLARLAQRGEERIELVERANRFRPRTWV; encoded by the coding sequence GTGTCGGTGCGCAGCTCGGGCACGTCGACCGGGCAGTCCGCCCGGAACCGGCTGGGCGCGGGCCTGGTGACGATCCCCGAGGTGCCGCGTCCCGACCCGCGGGGCGCGGTGATGGAGAACCCGGAGGTGCCGGAGCGGAAGCGTTTCTGCTCCCGTTCCGACTGCGGGGCGCCGGTGGGCCGTTCGCGCGGTGACCGGCCGGGCCGTACGGAGGGCTTCTGCACCAAGTGCGGGCACCCGTACTCCTTCGTGCCGAAGCTGACCGGCGGGGACATCGTCCACGGCCAGTACGAGGTCGCAGGCTGCCTCGCGCACGGCGGTCTCGGCTGGGTCTACCTCGCCGTCGACCGGGCGGTCTCCGACCGGTGGGTGGTGCTCAAGGGCCTGCTCGACACCGGCGACCAGGACGCGATGGCCGCGGCCATCTCGGAGCGCCGCTTCCTCGCCGAGATCGAGCACTCCAACATCGTCCGGATCTACAACTTCGTCGAGCACCTCGACCAGCGCACCGGCTCCATGGACGGCTACATCGTCATGGAGTACGTCGGCGGCAAGTCGCTCAAGGAGATCGCCAACGACCGGCGGACCCCGGACGGCCGACGCGACCCGCTGCCGGTGGAGCAGGCCTGCGCGTACGGGATCGAGGCCCTGGAGGCGCTCGGCCATCTGCACAGCCGGAACCTGCTGTACTGCGACTTCAAGGTCGACAACGCCATCCAGAGCGAGGACCAGCTGAAGCTCATCGACATGGGCGCGGTCCGGCGGATGGACGACGACGAGTCGGCGATCTACGGCACGGTCGGCTACCAGGCACCGGAGGTGGCCGAGGTCGGCCCGTCGGTGGCCAGCGACCTGTACACGGTGGCGCGGACGCTGGCCGTGATGACGTTCGACTTCCAGGGCTACACGAACGTGTTCGTGGACTCGCTGCCCGACCCGGAGCACATCACGGTCTTCCGGACGTACGAGTCGTTCTACCGCTTCCTGGTCCGCGCCACGGATCCGGACCCCGCGCGGCGGTTCTCCTCCGCGCAGGAGATGGCGGAGCAGCTGACGGGCGTCCTGCGGGAGGTGGTGGCGCTCCAGTCGGGGCGTCCGCGTCCCGCGCTCTCGACGCTGTTCGGCACGGAGGTCCGGGTGACGGACACCGCGCTGTTCGCCGAACTGACGGAGGACGTGTCGCTGCTCGGGGCACGGAAGGGTACCGGGAAGCGGGGCGGTGCACGTCAGCCGCTTCCCGGCGGCGGACCGGAGGCCGGGGCCGGGCTCGGGTGGTTGCTCGCGGCGCTCGACGCGTCCGCCACCGGGCTCGCGCTGCCCGTGCCGCGCGTCGACACGGGCGACCCGAACGCCGGATTCCTCGCCGGTCTGCTGGCCGCCGCCCCCGCCGAGCTGCTCGGCGCGCTCCAGGGCGCGCCCGCGCCCTCCACCGAACTGCGGCTGCGCACCCTGCGGGCCCACCTGGAGCTGGGCGACGCGCCCACCGCCGTACGGACCCTCGCGGCGCTGGAGGAGCGGGACCCGGACGACTGGCGGGTGGTCTGGTACCGGGGCGTGACGTCGCTGGTGACCGGGGACCACGAGCTCGCGGCGCTCGCCTTCGACGCGATCTACGACGCCTTCCCCGGGGAGCCGGCGCCGAAGCTGGCGCTCGGGATCTGCGCCGAGGTCCTCGGCCAGCTGGACAACGCCGCGGAGTACTACCGGCTCGTGTGGGCCACCGACCCGAGCTTCGTCAGCGCGGCCTTCGGGCTCGCCCGCGTGCAGCTCGCGGCGGGCGACCGCGCCGGAGCCGTACGGACCCTGGAGTCCGTGCCGGAGGCCTCGATCCACTACACGGCGGCCCGGGTCGCGGCCGTGCGGGCGCGGCTCCGGCGGCGCCCGGCGCACGAGCCGCTCGGCGCCGAACTGACGGCCGCCGCGGCGCAGGTCTCCGCGCTCCAGGGCTTCGGTCTCGACGCGGTCCGCCGGGAGCAGTTGTCGACGGAGGTCCTCGGGACGGCCCTCGACTGGGTACTCTCCGGGAGTCCCGGTGCGGCACCGGGCGGCGGCGCGCTGCTGCTCGGGAGTGAACTGGACGAGCGCGGACTGCGCTTCGGCCTCGAACGCTCGTACCGGGTGCTGGCCCGGCTCGCCCAGCGGGGCGAGGAGAGGATCGAACTGGTGGAGCGGGCCAACCGCTTCCGCCCCCGGACGTGGGTGTGA
- a CDS encoding N-acetylglucosamine kinase, which translates to MGLTGTLLAIDAGNSKTDVAVVAEDGTVLGAARGGGFQPPLVGVKAAVDALAEIVGRAWEGARGAGLPPAFAHVAACLANADLPVEEAELLAALVARGWSRSVRVHNDTFAILRAGLDEPRGVAVVCGAGINCVGMTPDGRTARFPAIGKISGDWGGGSAMAEEALWFAARAEDGRGEPTELARALPAHFGLGTMYALIEALHLGRIPFERRHELTPVLFRVSAAGDPVALALVHRLAEEVAALSAVALGRLGLLDEEAPVMLGGSVLAARHPQLEDRIVELLGVRAPKATIGFVTAPPVLGAGLLALDEVAAAPAAAARLREHYGA; encoded by the coding sequence GTGGGCCTGACCGGAACGCTGCTGGCCATCGACGCCGGCAACAGCAAGACCGACGTCGCCGTCGTCGCCGAGGACGGCACGGTCCTCGGCGCGGCGCGCGGCGGCGGCTTCCAGCCCCCGCTGGTGGGGGTGAAGGCGGCGGTCGACGCGCTCGCGGAGATCGTCGGGCGGGCGTGGGAAGGAGCCCGGGGCGCGGGCCTTCCGCCGGCTTTCGCGCACGTCGCGGCCTGTCTCGCCAACGCCGATCTGCCCGTCGAGGAAGCCGAGTTGCTGGCCGCGCTGGTGGCCCGTGGCTGGAGCCGGTCCGTGCGGGTGCACAACGACACCTTCGCCATCCTGCGGGCCGGTCTCGACGAGCCGCGGGGCGTGGCGGTGGTGTGCGGCGCCGGGATCAACTGCGTCGGGATGACCCCGGACGGGCGGACCGCGCGCTTCCCCGCGATCGGGAAGATCTCCGGGGACTGGGGCGGCGGCAGCGCCATGGCCGAGGAGGCGCTCTGGTTCGCGGCGCGCGCCGAGGACGGGCGCGGCGAGCCGACCGAGCTGGCGCGCGCGCTGCCCGCGCACTTCGGTCTGGGGACGATGTACGCGCTGATCGAGGCGCTGCATCTGGGCCGGATCCCGTTCGAGCGGCGGCACGAGCTGACGCCGGTGCTGTTCCGGGTGAGCGCGGCGGGCGACCCGGTCGCGCTGGCGCTCGTGCACCGGCTCGCCGAGGAGGTCGCCGCCCTGTCGGCGGTGGCACTCGGGCGGCTCGGGCTGCTCGACGAGGAGGCACCGGTGATGCTGGGCGGCAGCGTCCTCGCCGCGCGGCATCCGCAGTTGGAGGACCGGATCGTCGAACTCCTCGGCGTCCGGGCGCCCAAGGCGACGATCGGCTTCGTCACCGCGCCGCCGGTCCTCGGGGCCGGGCTCCTCGCCCTGGACGAGGTGGCGGCGGCTCCGGCGGCGGCGGCCCGGCTGCGGGAGCACTACGGGGCCTGA
- a CDS encoding carbohydrate ABC transporter permease, whose amino-acid sequence MSTDTLPAKEATAPAVASPEGRNTLRSKRRRNALRTALFMSPWLIGFGFSFAYPLLSTLYFSFMRYDGLNAPTWRGVENWTYVFSDLPKFWPAMQNTLWLAVVMVSCRVLFGLGVGMLITRIKTGAGVFRTLFYLPYLAPPVAATLAFVFLLNPGTGPVNSFLEAVGIPAPSWFNDADWAKPALTVLAVWGIGDLMVIFMAALLDVPKEQYEAAELDGASGWQRFRYITLPNISPIVLFAVVTGIIGAMQYYTQPIVAAKVASGKMGGSGAAFQPGYPDDSTLTLPQLVYSLGFNQFNYGAACVVALVLFALSMAFTALLMRRRGGLIGSGD is encoded by the coding sequence ATGAGCACGGACACCCTGCCCGCGAAGGAGGCGACGGCCCCGGCCGTCGCCTCCCCGGAGGGACGGAACACCCTGCGGTCGAAGCGCCGGCGGAACGCGCTGCGCACCGCGCTGTTCATGTCGCCCTGGCTGATCGGATTCGGCTTCTCCTTCGCCTATCCGCTCCTCTCCACGCTGTACTTCTCGTTCATGCGGTACGACGGCCTCAACGCGCCGACCTGGCGGGGCGTGGAGAACTGGACGTACGTCTTTTCCGACCTGCCGAAGTTCTGGCCGGCGATGCAGAACACCCTCTGGCTGGCCGTCGTGATGGTCTCCTGCCGGGTGCTCTTCGGCCTCGGCGTCGGCATGCTCATCACCAGGATCAAGACGGGCGCGGGAGTGTTCCGCACCCTCTTCTACCTGCCGTACCTGGCCCCGCCGGTGGCCGCCACCCTGGCCTTCGTCTTCCTGCTCAACCCCGGAACCGGACCGGTCAACTCGTTCCTGGAGGCGGTCGGCATCCCCGCCCCCTCCTGGTTCAACGACGCCGACTGGGCCAAGCCGGCCCTGACCGTCCTCGCCGTGTGGGGCATCGGCGACCTCATGGTCATCTTCATGGCCGCGCTGCTCGACGTACCGAAGGAGCAGTACGAGGCGGCCGAGCTGGACGGCGCGTCCGGGTGGCAGCGGTTCCGCTACATCACCCTGCCGAACATCTCGCCGATCGTGCTCTTCGCGGTCGTCACCGGGATCATCGGCGCGATGCAGTACTACACCCAGCCGATCGTGGCCGCCAAGGTCGCCTCGGGGAAGATGGGCGGTTCCGGAGCGGCCTTCCAGCCCGGCTACCCGGACGACTCCACGCTCACTCTCCCGCAGCTCGTCTACAGCCTCGGCTTCAACCAGTTCAACTACGGCGCGGCGTGCGTGGTGGCGCTCGTACTCTTCGCCCTCTCCATGGCCTTCACCGCGCTCCTCATGCGCCGGCGCGGCGGCCTGATCGGCTCGGGTGACTGA
- a CDS encoding PP2C family serine/threonine-protein phosphatase gives MSQKPKPKPSHGLAACPGCAEPLDSGDRYCGACGYDLTAAPAAETEPDRPTVAIVAPVEWPAAPPREAGSLSTATQHPGDLPGTDSGGRDLPTMAVRTDGPVPAGTPAPGGDFELAAPDPRTAVQVDPPRAQPSAEPQAQAEPPAPAPAPDAAAAALCVACRAGRVDTDGYCENCGHAQPRERDHMEQELDTVAAVSDRGLRHHRNEDAFAVSATTLPDGSPASFAIVCDGVSSATRPDEASAAAAQAAGAALLAALPRGIHPQQAMHEAIVAAAEAVNSLAEEPGPDGAEHDPHRNSPACTIVGSVVADGLLVVGWVGDSRVYWVPADRTTPSARLTEDDSWAAQMVAAGLMNEAEAYADERAHAITGWLGADAYELDPHTAAFKPDRSGVVVVCTDGLWNYAEGAEDMARVVPPDAAGRPLAAAQALVGHALDGGGHDNITVALLPFTVALPGAGSA, from the coding sequence ATGTCCCAGAAGCCGAAGCCGAAGCCGTCGCACGGACTCGCCGCCTGCCCGGGCTGCGCGGAGCCGCTGGACTCGGGTGACCGGTACTGCGGGGCGTGCGGCTACGACCTGACGGCCGCCCCGGCGGCCGAGACGGAGCCGGACCGCCCGACCGTGGCCATCGTCGCCCCCGTCGAATGGCCGGCCGCCCCGCCCCGGGAGGCCGGTTCGCTCTCGACGGCGACCCAGCACCCCGGCGACCTGCCGGGCACCGACTCCGGCGGCCGTGACCTGCCCACGATGGCGGTCCGCACGGACGGCCCGGTGCCGGCGGGCACGCCCGCGCCGGGCGGGGACTTCGAGCTCGCCGCCCCCGACCCCCGTACCGCGGTACAGGTGGACCCGCCCCGGGCCCAGCCCTCGGCCGAGCCCCAGGCCCAGGCCGAGCCGCCGGCGCCCGCGCCTGCCCCCGACGCGGCCGCGGCCGCGTTGTGCGTGGCCTGCCGGGCCGGGCGGGTGGACACCGACGGCTACTGCGAGAACTGCGGGCACGCGCAGCCGCGCGAGCGGGACCATATGGAGCAGGAGCTCGACACCGTCGCCGCCGTCAGCGACCGGGGACTGCGCCACCACCGCAACGAGGACGCGTTCGCCGTCTCGGCGACCACCCTCCCCGACGGCTCCCCCGCCTCCTTCGCGATCGTCTGCGACGGCGTCTCCTCGGCGACCCGCCCCGACGAGGCCTCCGCCGCCGCCGCGCAGGCGGCCGGCGCCGCGCTGCTCGCCGCGCTGCCCCGCGGCATCCATCCGCAGCAGGCGATGCACGAGGCGATCGTCGCCGCCGCAGAGGCCGTCAACTCCCTCGCGGAGGAGCCCGGCCCGGACGGGGCCGAGCACGACCCGCACCGGAACTCCCCGGCCTGCACGATCGTCGGCTCCGTCGTCGCCGACGGCCTGCTCGTCGTCGGCTGGGTCGGGGACAGCCGCGTCTACTGGGTGCCGGCCGACCGCACCACCCCGTCCGCGCGGCTCACCGAGGACGACTCGTGGGCCGCCCAGATGGTCGCGGCGGGCCTGATGAACGAGGCCGAGGCGTACGCGGACGAGCGCGCCCACGCGATCACCGGCTGGCTGGGCGCCGACGCGTACGAACTGGACCCGCACACGGCCGCGTTCAAGCCGGACCGCTCCGGGGTGGTCGTGGTCTGCACCGACGGGCTCTGGAACTACGCGGAGGGCGCCGAGGACATGGCGCGGGTCGTCCCGCCGGACGCGGCGGGCCGCCCGCTGGCCGCCGCGCAGGCCCTGGTCGGCCATGCCCTCGACGGCGGAGGCCACGACAACATCACGGTGGCGCTGCTGCCGTTCACCGTCGCTCTCCCAGGGGCAGGATCCGCCTGA
- a CDS encoding 6-phospho-beta-glucosidase → MKLAVVGGGSTYTPELIDGFARLRDTLPITELVLVDPAAERLELVGGLARRIFAKQGHPGKIVTTSDLDAGVEGADAVLLQLRVGGQAARNQDETWPLECGCVGQETTGAGGLAKALRTVPVVLDIAERVRRTNPDAWIIDFTNPVGIVTRALLQAGHKAVGLCNVAIGFQRKFAKLLDVAPSAIHLDHVGLNHLTWETGVRLGGPDGENVLPRLLAEHGDTIAGDLHLPRLVMDRFGVVPSYYLRYFYAHDEVVRELGTKPSRAAEVAAMEKELLEMYGDPALDEKPALLGKRGGAFYSEAAVDLAASLLGGGGSPYQVVNTYNNGTLPFLPDDAVIETQAAVGRDGAAPLPVAPVDPLYAGLIANVTAYEDLALEAALRGGRDRVFKALLAHPLVGQYAYAEGLTDRLLAHNREHLAWA, encoded by the coding sequence ATGAAGCTCGCTGTCGTGGGGGGCGGTTCCACCTACACCCCCGAACTGATCGACGGATTCGCGCGGTTGCGCGACACCCTGCCCATCACCGAACTCGTCCTCGTCGACCCGGCCGCCGAGCGGCTCGAACTCGTCGGCGGGCTCGCCCGGCGCATCTTCGCCAAGCAGGGCCACCCCGGGAAGATCGTCACCACCTCCGACCTGGACGCCGGGGTCGAGGGCGCCGACGCCGTCCTGCTCCAGCTGCGGGTCGGCGGGCAGGCCGCCCGGAACCAGGACGAGACCTGGCCGCTGGAGTGCGGCTGCGTCGGCCAGGAGACCACCGGCGCCGGCGGCCTCGCCAAGGCGCTGCGGACCGTCCCGGTGGTCCTGGACATCGCCGAGCGCGTCCGGCGCACCAACCCCGACGCGTGGATCATCGACTTCACCAACCCCGTCGGCATCGTCACGCGCGCGCTGCTCCAGGCCGGGCACAAGGCCGTCGGCCTGTGCAACGTGGCCATCGGCTTCCAGCGGAAGTTCGCGAAGCTCCTCGACGTGGCCCCGTCCGCGATCCACCTCGACCACGTCGGGCTCAACCACCTGACGTGGGAGACGGGCGTACGGCTCGGCGGTCCCGACGGCGAGAACGTGCTGCCGCGGCTGCTCGCCGAGCACGGCGACACCATCGCCGGCGACCTGCACCTGCCGCGCCTGGTCATGGACCGCTTCGGCGTCGTCCCCTCGTACTACCTGCGGTACTTCTACGCGCACGACGAGGTGGTGCGCGAGCTCGGCACCAAGCCCTCGCGGGCCGCCGAGGTCGCGGCGATGGAGAAGGAACTCCTGGAGATGTACGGGGACCCGGCGCTCGACGAGAAGCCGGCGCTGCTCGGCAAGCGCGGCGGCGCCTTCTACTCGGAGGCCGCCGTGGACCTGGCCGCCTCCCTGCTGGGCGGCGGGGGTTCGCCGTACCAGGTGGTGAACACGTACAACAACGGCACGCTGCCGTTCCTGCCGGACGACGCCGTCATCGAGACGCAGGCGGCGGTGGGCCGGGACGGTGCGGCGCCGCTGCCGGTCGCGCCGGTGGACCCGCTGTACGCCGGGCTGATCGCGAACGTCACGGCCTACGAGGACCTGGCCCTGGAGGCGGCGCTGCGCGGTGGCCGCGACCGGGTGTTCAAGGCGCTGCTCGCGCACCCGCTGGTCGGGCAGTACGCGTACGCCGAGGGCCTCACGGACCGGCTGCTCGCGCACAACCGGGAGCACCTCGCGTGGGCCTGA
- a CDS encoding ABC transporter substrate-binding protein, with protein MPVRRPRRAAAALAATASIALFASACTGSTENKANDDPNAQTTITFWHGWSAPAEVKAIKDNVARFEKAHPNIKVKVVGDINDAKLGQALRAGGSNGPDVVSSFTTSNVGKFCASGALADLKPFIEKSKLDLDKTFPKVLQEYTQFEGKRCTLPLLSDAYGLYYNKDAFEKAGIKEAPKTWSEFTEVAKKLTKAKGDSYEQLGFMPNYLGYETVVEHYMSQWDHTYFDKDGKSNIAKDPAFAEMMTYQKSLVDALGGFKKLDKYRTTFGDEWGAKHPFHTGQVAMQLDGEWRLNFVKNAKVDFEVGVAPMPVADDELAEYGKGYLSGTIMGIAPQSKKQNAAWELIKYMTTDTDAVVGFANDIGNVPSTLEALKSPNLKFDDRFKTFLDIAQHPESTTMTGAVNGASYQETLSDLAHKYEKGQVTDLKKGLADTAAQIDRDIAAAK; from the coding sequence ATGCCCGTACGCCGCCCGCGCAGAGCAGCCGCCGCGCTCGCCGCCACCGCCTCGATCGCCCTCTTCGCCTCCGCCTGTACGGGCTCCACCGAGAACAAGGCGAACGACGACCCGAACGCCCAGACCACGATCACCTTCTGGCACGGCTGGTCGGCGCCCGCCGAGGTCAAGGCGATCAAGGACAACGTCGCCCGCTTCGAGAAGGCCCACCCGAACATCAAGGTGAAGGTCGTCGGCGACATCAACGACGCCAAGCTGGGCCAGGCGCTGCGCGCGGGCGGTTCGAACGGACCGGACGTCGTCTCCTCCTTCACCACCTCCAACGTCGGCAAGTTCTGCGCCTCGGGCGCCCTCGCGGACCTCAAGCCGTTCATCGAGAAGTCCAAGCTGGACCTCGACAAGACCTTCCCGAAGGTCCTCCAGGAGTACACGCAGTTCGAGGGCAAGCGCTGCACGCTGCCGCTGCTCTCCGACGCGTACGGCCTCTACTACAACAAGGACGCCTTCGAGAAGGCCGGTATCAAGGAAGCGCCGAAGACCTGGTCCGAGTTCACCGAGGTCGCCAAGAAGCTCACCAAGGCCAAGGGCGACTCGTACGAGCAGCTCGGCTTCATGCCGAACTACCTCGGCTACGAGACGGTCGTCGAGCACTACATGTCGCAGTGGGACCACACGTACTTCGACAAGGACGGCAAGTCGAACATCGCCAAGGACCCGGCGTTCGCCGAGATGATGACCTACCAGAAGTCCCTGGTGGACGCCCTGGGCGGCTTCAAGAAGCTCGACAAGTACCGCACGACCTTCGGTGACGAGTGGGGCGCCAAGCACCCCTTCCACACCGGCCAGGTCGCCATGCAACTGGACGGCGAGTGGCGGCTGAACTTCGTCAAGAACGCCAAGGTGGACTTCGAGGTCGGCGTCGCGCCGATGCCCGTCGCCGACGACGAGCTCGCCGAGTACGGCAAGGGCTACCTCTCCGGCACGATCATGGGCATCGCGCCGCAGAGCAAGAAGCAGAACGCGGCCTGGGAACTGATCAAGTACATGACCACGGACACCGACGCCGTGGTGGGCTTCGCCAACGACATCGGCAACGTCCCCTCCACCCTGGAGGCGCTGAAGTCGCCGAACCTGAAGTTCGACGACCGCTTCAAGACCTTCCTGGACATCGCCCAGCACCCCGAGTCGACCACCATGACCGGCGCGGTGAACGGCGCCAGCTACCAGGAGACCCTCTCCGACCTCGCCCACAAGTACGAGAAGGGCCAGGTCACGGACCTGAAGAAGGGCCTCGCCGACACGGCGGCCCAGATCGACCGCGACATCGCCGCGGCGAAGTGA
- a CDS encoding carbohydrate ABC transporter permease: MTTATLPDRTGRPATASPAERTARRKALLHWIAVHSLGIATALFFVLPFVFVFLTSLMSDQQALTRDLTPNTWHWENYVKVFETDGFLTWWRNSLLYAGLGTALVVVSSIPVAYALAKFRFRGRHLSLLLVISMMMLPPQVVIIPMYLFWAKQMDLSGTLWPLIIPMAFGDAFAIFLLRQFLLTIPNEYIEAARIDGCGEFRTLIRIVLPMAKPGIAAVALFQFFYCWNDYFGPQIYASENPGAWTLSYGLESFKGAHHTDWNLTMAATVLVMAPVILVFFFAQKAFVEGVTLTGVKG; this comes from the coding sequence ATGACGACCGCAACGCTCCCCGACCGCACCGGCCGCCCCGCGACGGCGAGCCCCGCCGAGCGGACCGCCCGCCGCAAGGCGCTCCTGCACTGGATCGCCGTGCACTCGCTCGGCATCGCCACGGCCCTGTTCTTCGTGCTGCCGTTCGTCTTCGTCTTCCTCACCTCCCTGATGAGCGACCAGCAGGCGCTCACCCGGGACCTCACCCCGAACACCTGGCACTGGGAGAACTACGTCAAGGTCTTCGAGACCGACGGCTTCCTCACCTGGTGGAGGAACTCGCTGCTCTACGCCGGCCTCGGCACCGCCCTCGTCGTGGTGTCCTCGATCCCCGTGGCGTACGCGCTCGCCAAGTTCCGCTTCCGCGGCCGGCACCTGTCGCTGCTGCTCGTCATCTCGATGATGATGCTGCCGCCGCAGGTCGTGATCATCCCCATGTACCTGTTCTGGGCCAAGCAGATGGACCTCTCCGGCACGCTGTGGCCGCTGATCATCCCGATGGCCTTCGGCGACGCCTTCGCCATCTTCCTGCTGCGCCAGTTCCTGCTGACGATCCCGAACGAGTACATCGAGGCCGCGCGGATCGACGGCTGCGGCGAGTTCCGCACCCTCATACGCATCGTGCTGCCGATGGCCAAGCCCGGCATCGCCGCCGTCGCCCTGTTCCAGTTCTTCTACTGCTGGAACGACTACTTCGGGCCGCAGATCTACGCCTCCGAGAACCCGGGGGCCTGGACGCTGAGTTACGGCCTGGAGTCCTTCAAGGGCGCGCACCACACCGACTGGAATCTGACCATGGCCGCGACCGTCCTGGTCATGGCCCCTGTGATCCTCGTCTTCTTCTTCGCCCAGAAGGCGTTCGTCGAGGGAGTCACACTGACCGGAGTGAAGGGCTGA